In Beijerinckia indica subsp. indica ATCC 9039, the genomic window AGCCAGTCGAGAAACACTGGGGAGGCCTCGGCCCGCGAGGGTGAGAGCATCGAAATGACGTTGGTGTCGAGAAGAAACCCAGTCAAAGCTCGACATCCCGCGAGGGTGCACGGTTACGTTCGAACTCTCCACCAGGAAAGGTCCTGAGATAGGCGACAAGGCCGGAGCGTTTCCGCTCGATCGCCTTGCGCGCGATCTCTGCCGCTTCGACGGAAACCAAGGCAGCGACAGGCTTGCCGTGACGGGTGATTGTCACGAACTCGCCCTTGATGGCTTCATCGACAAGACTGGAAAAGCCTGCCTTAGCGTCTTTCAGATTGATGGTCAGCATCGGACAACCCGCCACAAAGTAGTCACTTATGACTACAATAGTCCTTCCAATGCCAAAATTCAACCGCACCGGGTGATGATGAGAACTATGTCTACGCGATAGCCCTCCTTTAAGCCGGCTGGCCCCGCACCGCAGTGCCGCGAAAACACCCCGACGCCGCAAGGGCGCGATGCGGTCGGGAAAGATTTAAGCTCTACGCGACCGCGCCATGAACGAGGTCTGCAATGGGGCCGACTGCGGACTGTCCGCTCCCATCCCTCCGATCTGGGACAGCCGCCGCGCGATTTCTCAAAGCCGCCATTCGGCGCGGAGAACCTCCGATTGGTCAATATCGGCACTATGACTGTGAAACTGCTGATTTAATACCGGCGGGAGGAATCCCGAATTGAGCTTTGAACGCTCGGCTGAAAGCCGCATCGGAGTCGTAACCCACCTGCCTGGCGACATCGCCGACACGGGCATTGGCCTGGCTGAGAAGCCCGTGAGCAAGGGTGAGCCGCCATCGATTCTGGTAGGACAACGGCGCTTCCTTGACCAGGGAAGAGAACCTTTCGGCAAAGCTGGACCTGGACATTCCGGCCGCGTTTGCCAGGTCGGCCACGCTCCATTTGCGGAAAGGTTCGTCGTGAATGGCCTTGAGGGCGCGGCTGATGCGGGGGTCCCCCAACGCGCCCAGCCATCCTGTGTCGCTGGCGTTCTTGGTCTGCGCCCAGGTTCGGATGACGCGGATGATCAGAACGTCGATGAGGCGCGAGATCATGACCGAAGAGCCGGGGTGCACCACCTGGGCTTCCATCATCATGAAATAGGCCAATCCCTCGAGCCATCCGCCAGTCTGGCCGCCCGACTTTGCAATATGGATCACGGCCGGAAGGGCTGAGACGACCCATGGCACGGCGGTGCTCTCGAAATGGAATGCCCCGGCGATAACCCTGGTCTGTTCGCCATTGCCGCCATGGCGAAGACCCAGCTGTTCTGCCGTGAACTGCTCTCTCATCAAGTCGGCGGCGTCTGCCGCAGTCGCATCGCTGCCATCGCCGAGGATATGGCCGGTTCCTCGCGGCAGCATGACGAGGTCGCCTGCGACCGCCTTCACGGGGGGAGCGTCGGCCGCCTGCGCGATCAAGCTTCCTTCCAGGACCACGAAGAAATAGGCCGACCCCGGCTCGAACCGCAGCGCCCATGGGTGGCTCAACTCGGCGGAAAACACCAATTCCCCGTGTAGCCGTACGAGGTCGAGCATTTGGGACAACAAATCGACTCGAGAGGCGAGCATGGCCCCAAATCCGGACGATGGAGCATGTCTTGCGGGGTTCCGATCATGGTGTTCCATGTCGCCAAACCGTAAGTTCAAGAGGTCTTCAGAGACGAAATATGC contains:
- a CDS encoding type II toxin-antitoxin system Phd/YefM family antitoxin, with product MLTINLKDAKAGFSSLVDEAIKGEFVTITRHGKPVAALVSVEAAEIARKAIERKRSGLVAYLRTFPGGEFERNRAPSRDVEL
- a CDS encoding AraC family transcriptional regulator; this translates as MLASRVDLLSQMLDLVRLHGELVFSAELSHPWALRFEPGSAYFFVVLEGSLIAQAADAPPVKAVAGDLVMLPRGTGHILGDGSDATAADAADLMREQFTAEQLGLRHGGNGEQTRVIAGAFHFESTAVPWVVSALPAVIHIAKSGGQTGGWLEGLAYFMMMEAQVVHPGSSVMISRLIDVLIIRVIRTWAQTKNASDTGWLGALGDPRISRALKAIHDEPFRKWSVADLANAAGMSRSSFAERFSSLVKEAPLSYQNRWRLTLAHGLLSQANARVGDVARQVGYDSDAAFSRAFKAQFGIPPAGIKSAVSQS